A region from the Mesorhizobium sp. J8 genome encodes:
- a CDS encoding Mth938-like domain-containing protein — translation MAKGIIIREAHFPGKAPIEAYGNGGFRFADMSHRGSLLVLPSGIHGWEPADPLALKAADFDKLFAEAGKVEILLVGMGKDLRPLPAALRAALKEAGISADPMSTGAAVRTYNVLLAEDRAVAAALIAVD, via the coding sequence ATGGCCAAAGGCATCATCATCCGCGAGGCGCATTTCCCCGGCAAGGCGCCGATCGAGGCCTATGGCAATGGCGGCTTCCGCTTCGCCGACATGTCGCATCGCGGCTCGCTGCTCGTCCTGCCGTCCGGCATCCATGGCTGGGAGCCCGCCGATCCGCTGGCGCTGAAGGCTGCCGATTTCGACAAGCTGTTCGCCGAGGCCGGCAAGGTGGAGATCCTGCTGGTCGGCATGGGCAAGGATTTGCGGCCGCTGCCGGCGGCTTTGCGCGCCGCGCTTAAGGAGGCGGGCATCTCCGCCGACCCGATGTCGACGGGAGCTGCGGTACGGACCTACAATGTGCTGCTCGCCGAAGACCGCGCCGTCGCTGCCGCGCTGATCGCCGTCGATTGA
- a CDS encoding GDYXXLXY domain-containing protein, with product MTGKKLIISALVLALAQIGFLSWIIAGRAAILRNGKEVLLKVEPVDPRDLLRGDYISLNNNISRIPVKLIANVPQGKSTSDDTSIVIRLKKGPDGYWQPTVAWFGQAPAQPGPDEADIAGRIAEGWGLRDVDATIAPDYGIDRFYLPEGQGVAIQDDMRVRPFGIKLALASDGTAQIKALVDGDKTLFEEPLY from the coding sequence ATGACCGGCAAGAAACTCATCATCTCGGCGCTGGTGCTGGCGCTTGCCCAGATCGGCTTCCTAAGCTGGATCATCGCCGGCCGGGCGGCGATCCTGCGCAACGGCAAGGAAGTGCTCTTGAAGGTCGAACCCGTCGATCCGCGCGATCTGCTGCGTGGCGACTATATCTCGCTCAACAACAACATTTCACGCATCCCGGTGAAGCTGATCGCCAATGTTCCGCAAGGCAAGTCCACCAGCGACGACACGTCGATCGTGATCCGGTTGAAGAAAGGCCCCGACGGCTACTGGCAGCCGACGGTCGCCTGGTTCGGCCAGGCGCCGGCGCAGCCCGGCCCGGACGAGGCCGACATAGCCGGACGAATCGCCGAAGGTTGGGGTCTGCGCGACGTCGATGCGACGATCGCTCCGGACTATGGCATCGACCGCTTCTATCTGCCGGAAGGCCAAGGCGTGGCGATCCAGGACGACATGCGGGTGCGACCGTTCGGCATCAAGCTCGCGCTCGCGTCCGACGGCACGGCACAGATCAAGGCGCTGGTGGATGGCGACAAGACGCTGTTCGAGGAACCGCTTTATTAG
- the secDF gene encoding protein translocase subunit SecDF has protein sequence MLYFSRLKMILIWLAVAITVILAAPNLFPASMLAQLPSWVPKRQMTLGLDLQGGSHILLQMDQNDLIKAQLETARDEIRTLLREAKIQYTGLGGTGRTVQVRITDPTQVDAAKNALKPLTAPVAAGLFSGGSIQEMALDDSEPGVLKFTVTDAGIKFRTSSALAQSIEVVERRVNELGTTEPIVQRQGDDRILVQVPGLQDPQRLKEIIGQTAKLTFQMVDESMPVQDAIKNRPPSGSSVLYSQDDPPVPYLIENRVLVSGEDLAKASATYDSRTNEPVVSFTFNSRGATRFGQATAANVGKRFAIILDNQVISAPQIREPILGGSGQISGNFTAESANDLAVLLRAGALPAKLTVIEERTVGPGLGQDSIHAGKVAGVIGSILVVAFMFVAYGFLGFLANIALAVHVAMIVAVLSLLGATLTLPGIAGIVLTIGMAVDSNVLIYERIREERRAGRSVIQSIDTGFSKALATIVDSNVTSLIATVVLFFLGTGPVKGFAITYAIGILTTVFTAFTFTRMLVSIWLRRARPKELPRAPVTFIPPGTKIPFMGIRRWTFALSSLLSILSVIGFLTIDINYGIDFKGGSMIEVQSKKGDADLGDIRKRLSELNIGEIQVQQFGAPNDVLIRVGTQEAGENAEQTVIDKVRGELQDQYDFRRVEVVGPTVSGELAKQGTIAMLIALVGILLYVWFRFEWQFAVGAIIATVHDVVMTIGFFVLTGLEFNQSSLAAILTIIGYSLNDTIVVYDRVREDLRRYKKMPLPQLLNNAINETLSRTTLTSVTTILALLALVLFGGEVIRSFTMAMLFGVIFGTYSSIFIAAPLLILFRLRPQAATEEEKKPVNGKAVTT, from the coding sequence ATGCTCTATTTCTCGCGCCTGAAGATGATCCTGATCTGGCTCGCCGTGGCCATCACAGTGATCCTTGCCGCGCCCAACCTTTTCCCGGCAAGCATGCTGGCGCAATTGCCGAGCTGGGTGCCGAAGCGGCAGATGACGCTCGGCCTCGACCTTCAGGGCGGTTCGCACATCCTGCTCCAGATGGACCAGAACGACCTGATCAAGGCGCAATTGGAAACCGCGCGCGACGAAATCCGGACCCTGCTGCGCGAGGCCAAGATTCAATATACCGGCCTGGGTGGGACTGGCCGAACCGTGCAGGTTCGCATCACGGATCCGACCCAGGTCGACGCAGCCAAGAACGCCTTGAAGCCGCTGACGGCTCCTGTCGCTGCTGGCCTGTTCTCGGGCGGCTCCATCCAGGAGATGGCGCTGGATGATTCCGAACCCGGCGTACTCAAATTCACCGTTACCGATGCCGGCATAAAATTTCGCACCTCGTCCGCGCTGGCGCAGTCCATCGAGGTGGTCGAACGTCGCGTCAATGAATTGGGCACCACAGAGCCGATCGTGCAGCGGCAGGGAGACGACCGTATCCTTGTCCAGGTGCCGGGTCTGCAGGACCCGCAAAGGCTGAAAGAGATCATCGGCCAGACGGCCAAGCTGACCTTCCAGATGGTCGACGAGTCGATGCCGGTGCAGGATGCGATCAAGAACCGGCCGCCAAGCGGATCATCTGTCCTTTATTCGCAAGACGATCCGCCGGTTCCCTACCTGATCGAAAACCGCGTTCTCGTTTCAGGCGAAGACCTTGCCAAGGCCTCGGCAACGTATGATTCCCGGACCAACGAGCCGGTCGTTTCATTCACCTTCAACTCGAGGGGAGCAACCCGGTTCGGCCAAGCGACAGCTGCAAATGTCGGTAAGCGCTTTGCCATCATCCTCGACAATCAGGTCATTTCCGCCCCGCAAATTCGTGAACCAATTCTCGGTGGTTCCGGCCAGATTTCCGGCAACTTCACCGCCGAAAGCGCGAACGATCTCGCGGTGCTTCTGCGTGCAGGTGCGCTGCCGGCGAAGCTGACAGTCATTGAAGAGCGCACCGTCGGTCCAGGCCTCGGCCAGGACTCGATCCATGCCGGCAAGGTGGCGGGCGTGATCGGCTCGATCCTCGTCGTCGCCTTCATGTTCGTCGCCTACGGTTTCCTTGGCTTCCTCGCCAACATCGCGCTCGCGGTCCACGTGGCGATGATCGTGGCCGTGCTGTCGCTGCTGGGCGCCACGCTGACCCTGCCTGGTATCGCCGGTATCGTGCTCACCATCGGCATGGCGGTGGACTCCAACGTCCTGATCTACGAGCGCATTCGCGAGGAGCGGCGAGCAGGCCGCTCGGTGATCCAGTCGATCGACACAGGCTTCTCCAAGGCGCTGGCGACGATCGTCGACTCCAACGTCACCTCGCTGATCGCCACCGTGGTGCTGTTCTTCCTTGGCACCGGCCCGGTCAAGGGTTTTGCCATCACTTACGCGATCGGCATCCTGACCACCGTCTTCACTGCTTTCACCTTCACCCGCATGCTGGTGTCGATCTGGCTGCGCCGCGCTCGCCCGAAGGAACTGCCGCGCGCGCCGGTCACCTTCATTCCGCCAGGCACAAAAATTCCGTTCATGGGCATCCGCCGCTGGACGTTCGCTTTGTCCAGCCTGCTGTCGATCCTGTCGGTCATCGGCTTCCTGACGATCGACATCAATTACGGCATCGACTTCAAGGGCGGCTCGATGATCGAGGTGCAGTCCAAGAAGGGCGACGCCGATCTCGGCGACATTCGCAAGAGGCTGTCGGAGCTCAATATCGGCGAGATCCAGGTGCAGCAGTTCGGTGCTCCGAACGACGTGCTGATCCGCGTCGGCACACAGGAGGCCGGCGAGAATGCCGAGCAGACCGTCATCGACAAGGTGCGGGGCGAGTTGCAGGATCAATATGATTTCCGCCGCGTCGAAGTGGTGGGACCGACCGTGTCCGGCGAACTTGCCAAGCAGGGCACGATCGCCATGCTGATCGCGCTGGTCGGCATCCTGCTTTATGTCTGGTTCCGCTTCGAATGGCAGTTCGCGGTCGGCGCGATCATCGCCACGGTGCACGATGTGGTGATGACGATCGGCTTCTTCGTCCTGACCGGGCTGGAGTTCAACCAGTCGTCGCTGGCGGCGATCCTGACCATCATCGGCTACTCGCTGAACGACACGATCGTGGTCTATGACCGCGTCCGCGAGGATCTTCGACGGTACAAGAAGATGCCGCTGCCGCAGCTGTTGAACAACGCCATCAACGAGACGCTGTCCAGAACCACGTTGACTTCGGTCACCACCATCCTGGCGCTGCTCGCACTGGTGCTGTTCGGCGGCGAGGTGATCCGCTCCTTCACGATGGCAATGCTGTTCGGTGTGATCTTCGGCACCTACTCGTCGATCTTCATCGCCGCGCCGCTGCTGATCTTGTTCCGGTTGCGGCCGCAGGCCGCGACCGAGGAGGAGAAGAAGCCGGTGAATGGCAAGGCCGTGACGACCTGA
- a CDS encoding sterol desaturase family protein, whose translation MDQYNFPQVTQLAIPFFVAAILIELWLVRTGRARGSFETRDTLTSLMMGTGNVVAGLLLGVVSYWALLWLWQFRFFNLGLSIWVFVAAFLLDDLRYYVYHRIAHRVRWVWAEHVNHHSSQHYNLSTALRQSWTGLFTFTFILQAPLVLAGFHPAVIAFVFGFNLVWQFWIHTETIGKMWGWFEFVFNTPSHHRVHHATNPRYLDANYAGTLIIWDRMFGTFVEELEEDRPRYGIVKNIGTFNPLKVAFHEWIGMFKDALAPGLTLGQRFNYLIQPPGWSHDGSRDTSETLKAAYVRRNPGEAGKPGLPGASAEPAE comes from the coding sequence ATGGATCAATATAATTTCCCGCAGGTCACCCAGCTTGCGATCCCCTTCTTCGTCGCGGCGATCCTGATCGAGCTTTGGCTGGTGCGCACCGGCCGCGCCAGGGGATCGTTCGAGACGCGCGACACGCTGACCAGCCTGATGATGGGAACGGGCAATGTCGTTGCTGGCCTGCTGCTCGGCGTCGTGTCCTACTGGGCGCTGCTCTGGCTTTGGCAGTTCCGCTTCTTCAATCTCGGCCTGTCGATCTGGGTGTTCGTCGCGGCCTTCCTGCTCGATGACCTGCGCTACTACGTCTATCACCGCATCGCGCACCGGGTGCGATGGGTGTGGGCCGAGCATGTCAACCATCATTCCAGCCAGCACTACAACCTCTCGACGGCGCTGAGGCAGAGCTGGACCGGCCTGTTCACCTTCACCTTCATCCTGCAGGCGCCGCTGGTGCTCGCAGGCTTCCATCCGGCGGTCATCGCCTTCGTCTTCGGCTTCAACCTTGTCTGGCAGTTCTGGATCCACACCGAGACGATCGGCAAGATGTGGGGCTGGTTCGAATTCGTCTTCAACACGCCCTCGCACCACCGGGTCCACCACGCCACCAATCCACGCTATCTCGACGCCAACTACGCGGGCACGCTGATCATCTGGGACCGCATGTTCGGCACGTTCGTCGAGGAGCTGGAGGAAGACCGGCCGCGCTACGGGATCGTCAAGAACATTGGCACCTTCAACCCGTTGAAAGTGGCATTCCACGAATGGATCGGCATGTTCAAGGATGCGCTGGCGCCGGGGCTGACGCTTGGGCAGCGCTTCAATTATCTCATCCAGCCGCCGGGCTGGAGCCATGACGGCTCGCGCGATACGTCGGAGACGCTGAAGGCGGCGTATGTGCGGAGGAATCCGGGAGAGGCGGGGAAGCCGGGATTGCCCGGGGCGAGTGCCGAGCCGGCGGAATAG
- the trmFO gene encoding methylenetetrahydrofolate--tRNA-(uracil(54)-C(5))-methyltransferase (FADH(2)-oxidizing) TrmFO gives MSKNPVHVIGGGLAGSEAAWQIAQAGVPVVLHEMRPVRGTDAHKTDGLAELVCSNSFRSDDAENNAVGLLHAEMRLAGSLIMSAGDANQVPAGGALAVDRDGFSDAVTAKIEAHPLITIQREEVPGLPPEEWDQAIIATGPLTAPSLAQSIAEATGADALAFFDAIAPIVHFDTIDMNTAWFQSRYDKVGPGGTGKDYINCPMDKEQYLAFVAALLEGQKTEFKQWEGTPYFDGCLPIEVMAERGVETLRYGPMKPMGLTNIHNPSVKAYAVVQLRQDNALGTLYNMVGFQTKLRHAEQVRIFRTIPGLENADFARLGGLHRNTYINSPTLLDPSLQLKSRPGLRFAGQITGCEGYVESAAIGLLAGRFAAAERLGQAPSLPPSTTAFGALLNHITGGHIVSDDEPGKRSFQPMNVNFGLFPPVEAPKSEGKRLRGKDKTVAKRHAITSRALADCRQWLGLPARAEAAE, from the coding sequence ATGAGCAAAAATCCCGTACACGTCATCGGCGGCGGCCTCGCCGGCTCTGAAGCCGCATGGCAGATCGCGCAAGCCGGCGTTCCGGTCGTGCTGCATGAAATGCGCCCTGTGCGCGGCACCGATGCGCACAAGACCGACGGCCTGGCCGAGCTCGTCTGCTCAAACTCCTTCCGTTCCGACGACGCCGAAAACAACGCCGTCGGCCTGCTGCACGCCGAGATGCGGCTCGCCGGCTCGCTGATCATGAGCGCCGGCGATGCCAACCAGGTGCCCGCCGGCGGCGCGCTTGCCGTCGACCGCGACGGCTTTTCCGACGCGGTGACGGCGAAGATCGAAGCGCATCCGTTGATCACCATCCAACGCGAGGAAGTGCCGGGATTGCCGCCCGAGGAGTGGGACCAGGCCATCATCGCCACCGGCCCGCTGACGGCGCCCTCGCTGGCGCAATCGATCGCGGAAGCCACCGGCGCCGATGCGCTTGCCTTCTTCGACGCCATCGCGCCGATCGTGCATTTCGACACCATCGACATGAACACGGCTTGGTTCCAGTCGCGCTACGACAAGGTCGGGCCCGGCGGCACCGGCAAGGACTACATCAACTGTCCAATGGACAAGGAGCAATATCTGGCCTTCGTGGCAGCGCTGCTGGAGGGGCAAAAAACCGAGTTCAAGCAGTGGGAAGGCACGCCCTATTTCGACGGATGCCTGCCGATCGAGGTGATGGCCGAGCGCGGTGTGGAAACACTCCGCTACGGCCCGATGAAGCCGATGGGGCTGACCAACATCCACAATCCGTCCGTCAAGGCCTATGCGGTGGTGCAGCTTCGCCAGGACAATGCGCTGGGCACGCTCTACAACATGGTCGGTTTCCAGACCAAGCTGAGACATGCCGAGCAGGTGCGCATCTTCCGCACCATTCCCGGGCTCGAAAACGCGGATTTCGCGCGTCTCGGCGGCCTGCACCGCAACACCTACATCAACTCGCCGACGCTGCTCGACCCTTCGCTGCAGCTGAAGTCGCGGCCCGGCCTTCGCTTCGCCGGCCAGATCACCGGCTGCGAAGGCTATGTCGAAAGCGCGGCAATAGGCCTGCTCGCCGGCCGCTTCGCCGCCGCAGAACGGCTCGGCCAGGCGCCGTCGCTGCCGCCCTCGACCACCGCCTTCGGCGCGCTGCTCAACCACATCACCGGCGGCCATATCGTTTCCGACGACGAGCCGGGCAAACGCTCCTTCCAGCCGATGAACGTCAATTTCGGCCTGTTCCCGCCGGTGGAAGCGCCGAAAAGCGAGGGAAAACGCTTGCGCGGCAAGGACAAGACCGTCGCCAAGAGGCACGCCATCACCTCGCGCGCGCTGGCGGATTGTCGCCAGTGGCTGGGGCTGCCGGCGCGGGCCGAGGCGGCGGAGTAG
- the yajC gene encoding preprotein translocase subunit YajC produces the protein MFVTPAYAQGVGASPDMFISILPFVLIFVIMYFLIIRPQRAQLKKRQEMLAAVRRGDTVVTGGGFVGKVTKVIDDNELEIDLGGGTKVTALRSTISDVRVKGEPVANQNAKK, from the coding sequence ATGTTCGTTACACCGGCATACGCCCAGGGCGTCGGCGCTTCGCCAGACATGTTCATCTCCATTTTGCCGTTTGTCCTGATTTTCGTGATCATGTATTTTCTGATCATCCGGCCGCAGCGCGCTCAGCTGAAGAAGCGCCAGGAGATGCTGGCGGCGGTGCGCCGCGGCGATACGGTGGTGACCGGCGGCGGCTTCGTCGGCAAGGTGACCAAGGTGATCGACGACAATGAACTGGAGATCGACCTTGGCGGCGGAACCAAGGTGACGGCGTTGCGCTCGACGATCTCGGACGTGCGCGTCAAGGGCGAGCCGGTGGCGAACCAGAACGCCAAGAAGTAA
- a CDS encoding DUF1127 domain-containing protein, protein MNLIRNYRNWRRYRETVSELSRLSNRELTDLGISRSDIHYVARKAV, encoded by the coding sequence ATGAACCTGATCCGCAACTACCGCAACTGGCGCCGCTACCGGGAAACCGTTTCCGAGCTGAGCCGCCTGTCGAACCGTGAACTGACCGACCTCGGCATCAGCCGCAGCGACATCCACTACGTCGCCCGCAAGGCGGTCTAA
- a CDS encoding DUF2157 domain-containing protein, protein MAGYATRVRADIARWREAGLIDPATAEALTRDVAANERASLSFGSILAMMAALLFGAAILIFVAANWETIPRLVRVAALFAVIVTGYVGGAVLKTRDHAAIGEALWIVAAAAFGGSIALIGQMYHLSGDEASALLTWCAGTALAAVALRSNPLTVAAVGIADAWLVLKGFGFYWHAEIPHLFIVMASVLFAISFWTRSRAARHLIILSIILYLALLATDHDTLPVAVSLAIASALLFAVSVLAGDPVDRILELSGRLPLHALLGFLTGMAIVQFELADESTYNSGFAVASVVALAGIVAAIMLAGRESRGLRWLAYAGFAFELAIIYGVTLRSMLDTAGFFLAAAVLLGILALVIIRVEKRMKAAETGAAA, encoded by the coding sequence ATGGCGGGCTATGCGACACGGGTGAGGGCGGATATCGCGCGCTGGCGGGAGGCCGGGCTGATCGATCCAGCCACGGCGGAGGCATTGACGCGCGACGTCGCGGCCAACGAGCGCGCATCGCTCAGTTTCGGCTCCATCCTGGCGATGATGGCGGCGCTTCTGTTCGGTGCCGCGATCCTGATCTTCGTCGCGGCGAATTGGGAAACCATCCCGCGTCTCGTTCGCGTGGCGGCGCTGTTTGCGGTCATCGTTACCGGCTATGTCGGCGGCGCGGTGCTGAAGACGCGCGACCATGCCGCGATCGGCGAGGCGCTGTGGATCGTTGCCGCCGCCGCTTTCGGTGGCTCGATTGCGCTCATCGGCCAGATGTATCACCTCTCAGGGGACGAAGCCTCGGCGCTGCTCACCTGGTGCGCCGGCACGGCGCTGGCGGCGGTGGCGCTGCGCTCCAACCCGCTAACCGTGGCGGCGGTCGGCATCGCGGACGCCTGGCTGGTTCTCAAGGGGTTCGGCTTCTACTGGCACGCGGAAATTCCGCATCTCTTCATCGTCATGGCGAGCGTCCTGTTCGCCATCTCGTTCTGGACGCGCAGCCGGGCTGCGCGTCACCTGATCATTCTGTCGATCATTCTTTATCTGGCCCTGTTGGCGACGGATCACGACACGCTGCCGGTGGCGGTGTCGCTGGCCATCGCCTCGGCGCTGCTTTTTGCTGTTTCGGTCCTTGCGGGCGACCCGGTCGACAGGATCCTTGAGCTGAGTGGCCGGCTGCCCCTGCACGCCTTGCTCGGCTTCCTCACCGGCATGGCGATCGTCCAGTTCGAACTGGCGGATGAAAGCACCTACAACAGCGGTTTCGCCGTCGCCTCGGTCGTGGCCCTCGCCGGCATTGTCGCGGCGATCATGCTGGCGGGCCGCGAGAGCAGGGGGCTGCGCTGGCTGGCCTATGCCGGCTTCGCCTTCGAACTCGCCATTATCTACGGCGTCACCTTGCGGTCGATGCTGGATACGGCCGGATTCTTCCTGGCGGCGGCGGTGCTGCTCGGCATCCTGGCGCTGGTCATCATCCGCGTAGAGAAGCGCATGAAAGCTGCCGAGACAGGAGCCGCGGCATGA
- a CDS encoding AraC family transcriptional regulator: MLSQFAPAPSGVMMVSRHVEAGVHRLPRAPHHRIMVHASAATRSYCNQAGRYFVRRAGDIDLVPAGEEGGFEAETPFDTMEIVLPSALMERVAAELGGKARTSRFDTRHLLRDQRIEHLARALQSDLDAGASSGPLFAESIGAALAVRLLGLDGPDLVRANRLSDAQLKRVLEHVEAALHEPLSIDRLSRVAGASSSHLRTWFKAAMGVTLHRYVLRRRVERARVLLRRGDLSTSEVAALTGFAHQSHLAHWMRRETGQTPRDLRRARPPKARRAEPDSGDAL, translated from the coding sequence ATGCTTTCGCAATTCGCTCCGGCCCCGTCCGGCGTCATGATGGTTTCCCGGCATGTCGAGGCAGGCGTGCATCGGCTGCCCCGCGCGCCGCACCATCGCATCATGGTGCATGCGAGCGCGGCGACCCGTTCCTACTGCAATCAGGCCGGGCGATATTTCGTCAGGCGCGCCGGCGACATCGACCTGGTGCCGGCCGGCGAGGAGGGCGGTTTCGAGGCCGAAACCCCGTTCGACACGATGGAGATCGTCTTGCCGTCGGCCTTGATGGAAAGGGTCGCTGCGGAACTTGGCGGCAAGGCGCGGACATCGCGGTTCGACACCCGCCATCTGCTTCGTGACCAGCGCATCGAGCACCTCGCCCGCGCATTGCAGAGCGATCTCGATGCAGGCGCATCGAGCGGCCCTTTGTTCGCCGAGAGCATCGGTGCCGCGCTTGCGGTGAGGCTGCTCGGCCTCGATGGCCCGGACCTGGTTCGAGCGAACCGGTTGTCGGACGCCCAGCTCAAGCGTGTCCTCGAACATGTCGAAGCCGCGCTTCACGAGCCGCTTTCGATCGATCGCCTGAGCCGGGTTGCCGGCGCGAGCAGCTCGCATCTGCGCACCTGGTTCAAGGCGGCGATGGGCGTCACCTTGCATCGCTACGTGTTGCGACGCCGCGTGGAACGGGCGCGCGTGCTGCTGCGGCGCGGCGATCTGAGCACGAGCGAGGTTGCAGCATTGACGGGCTTCGCACACCAGTCACATCTGGCGCATTGGATGCGCCGCGAGACCGGCCAGACGCCGCGCGACTTGCGACGGGCGCGGCCGCCTAAAGCGCGTCGCGCTGAACCGGATTCAGGCGACGCGCTTTAA
- a CDS encoding ATP-binding protein — MTDSLDALNKKLDRLIEAVSRLAPPPVPQTDLGVADCFVWQADPGFLEPVRKVNRVDIGLIRGVDRVRDILLDNTERFASGYAANNVLLWGARGMGKSSLVKAVHATVNASDKLDRPLKLIEIHREDIDTLPKLMGLLKAAPYRFILFCDDLSFDHDDTSYKSLKAALEGGVEGRPTNVIFYATSNRRHLLPRDMIDNERSTAINPSEAVEEKVSLSDRFGLWLGFHKCSQDEYLDMIDGYVRYHGLTIDPEQLRAEALEWATTRGSRSGRVAWQFTQDLAGRLGKPLRD, encoded by the coding sequence ATGACCGACAGCCTGGATGCCTTGAACAAGAAACTCGACCGCCTGATCGAAGCGGTCTCCCGCCTCGCCCCGCCGCCGGTTCCGCAGACCGACCTCGGCGTCGCCGACTGCTTCGTCTGGCAGGCGGACCCAGGCTTTCTGGAACCGGTGCGCAAGGTCAACCGCGTCGACATCGGCCTGATCCGCGGCGTCGACCGCGTTCGCGACATCCTGCTCGACAACACGGAGCGCTTCGCGTCCGGCTACGCGGCCAACAATGTGCTCTTGTGGGGCGCGCGCGGCATGGGCAAGTCCTCCCTGGTCAAGGCCGTGCATGCCACCGTCAACGCCTCCGACAAGCTCGACCGGCCGCTGAAGCTGATCGAGATCCACCGCGAGGACATCGACACGCTGCCCAAGCTGATGGGTCTCCTGAAGGCGGCGCCCTATCGGTTCATTCTGTTTTGCGACGACCTTTCCTTCGACCATGACGACACCTCCTACAAGTCGCTGAAGGCAGCGCTGGAAGGCGGCGTCGAGGGCCGGCCTACCAACGTTATCTTCTACGCCACATCCAACCGGCGGCATCTGTTGCCGCGCGACATGATCGATAATGAGCGCTCGACCGCGATCAATCCGTCGGAAGCGGTGGAGGAAAAAGTCTCCCTATCCGACCGTTTCGGCTTGTGGCTCGGCTTCCACAAATGCTCGCAGGACGAATATCTCGACATGATCGATGGCTATGTCCGATACCACGGCTTGACGATCGACCCCGAGCAGTTGCGCGCCGAAGCGCTGGAATGGGCAACGACGCGCGGCAGCCGTTCCGGCCGCGTCGCCTGGCAGTTCACGCAGGATCTCGCCGGCCGGCTGGGCAAGCCGCTGAGGGATTGA
- a CDS encoding phytoene/squalene synthase family protein, giving the protein MAAASNIVTGDIVMDAVRAADHDRYLSALYAPADKRDALFALYAFNAEIASVRDRIHEPLPGEVRLQWWRDVISADGDAETGHPSADALRATIAANHLPKTAFENMLEARIFDLYDDPMPSRTDLEGYCGETASALIQLAAMVLDPAAAPSFAELAGRAGCAQAVTGLLLLLPLHRRRGQCFVPADILAAAGTTPEAFVKGEGGPAAERAVAAMIALAREHLNAFETGAPALPVSLRPAFLPLALTRAYLDKIENAGSSALSRTVGLSTLRRHWLFLRHAMRGWTPL; this is encoded by the coding sequence ATGGCTGCCGCTTCCAACATCGTCACGGGCGACATCGTCATGGATGCTGTGCGCGCCGCCGACCATGACCGCTACCTGTCGGCGCTCTACGCGCCGGCCGACAAGCGCGACGCACTGTTCGCGCTCTACGCCTTCAACGCCGAAATCGCGAGCGTGCGCGATCGTATCCACGAGCCGCTGCCGGGCGAGGTCAGGCTGCAATGGTGGCGTGACGTCATTTCGGCCGACGGGGATGCCGAAACAGGCCACCCGAGCGCCGATGCGCTGCGTGCGACGATCGCCGCCAACCATCTGCCAAAAACGGCTTTCGAGAACATGCTCGAGGCGAGGATCTTCGATCTCTATGACGATCCGATGCCATCGCGAACCGACCTCGAAGGCTATTGCGGCGAAACGGCCTCGGCGCTGATCCAACTCGCGGCCATGGTGCTCGATCCAGCCGCCGCGCCCAGCTTTGCCGAACTGGCGGGCCGGGCCGGCTGTGCCCAGGCTGTCACCGGCCTGCTGCTTCTGCTGCCGCTGCATCGTCGGCGTGGCCAGTGTTTCGTGCCCGCCGACATCCTGGCGGCAGCCGGCACGACGCCGGAAGCGTTCGTCAAGGGCGAGGGCGGGCCTGCCGCGGAGCGCGCGGTGGCGGCGATGATTGCGCTGGCGCGGGAGCATCTCAACGCTTTCGAGACGGGGGCGCCGGCGCTGCCCGTTTCGTTGCGGCCGGCCTTCCTGCCGCTGGCGCTGACGCGCGCCTATCTCGACAAGATCGAAAACGCGGGCAGTTCGGCGCTCAGCAGGACGGTAGGGCTCTCCACCTTGCGCCGGCACTGGTTGTTCTTGCGTCACGCGATGCGGGGCTGGACGCCCCTTTGA
- a CDS encoding DUF1127 domain-containing protein: protein MNLIRSYRNWRVYRDTVAELGRLSNRQLHDLGIVRDEIKMVARKAI, encoded by the coding sequence ATGAACCTGATCCGCAGCTATCGTAACTGGCGCGTCTACCGCGACACCGTTGCTGAGTTGGGTCGGCTTTCGAACCGCCAGCTCCATGATCTCGGCATCGTTCGCGACGAGATCAAGATGGTCGCCCGCAAGGCGATCTAA